CTGCACCGCAGCCTGGAAGACCACGTCCTCCGGAAGCTGCGGAACCTCGCCGTGCAACGCGCACAGCCCGCGCCACTCGATCCCCGGCCGGCGCAGGAGCGTCCAGAGCGTCGCGGGCTCCGCGATGGGCGCGGTGCCGAGCGCGGCGAGACCGGCGTTCACCGCCCCGGACGGCGCGAGCCGCGCCTCGCGCAGGCGGCGGATCTCGGCCTCGATCGCGTCGCGCCGCGTGCAGAAGCGCGCCCAGGCGTCGTCGCCGACGAGGCCCAGCTCGCGCCCGCGGGCCCGCAGGCGCAGGTCGGCGTTGTCCTCGCGCAGGAGCAGGCGCCACTCCGCGCGCGAGGTGAACATCCGGTAGGGCTCGCGCGTGCCGCGGGTGACCAGGTCGTCGACGAGGACCGCCAGGTACGCCTCCGAGCGATCCGGCAGGAACGGCGGGCGGCCCTGCACCTGGCAGGCGGCGTTGACCCCCGCCCAGATTCCCTGCGCCGCCGCCTCCTCGTAGCCCGACGAGCCATTGACCTGGCCGGCGAGGAAGAGACCGCCCACGGCCTTCGTCTCGAGCGTCGCGGCGAGCTGGGTCGGTTGCACGAAGTCGTACTCGACGGCGTAGGAGGGACGCATGATCTCCGCGTGCTCCAGGCCGGGGACGCTGCGCACGAGCTCCTGCTGCAGCTCCAGCGGCAGGCAGGTGCCGAGCCCCTTGGCATAGACCTCCTCGGTGTCGCGCCCCTCCGGCTCGATGAGCACCTGGTGGCGCTCCTTGTGGGCGAAGCGCATGACCTTGTCCTCGAGCGAGGGGCAGTAGCGCGCGCCGACACCGGTGATCGCGCCCGCGTACAGCGGCGAGCGCGCGATGTTCCCGCGCAGCAGCCGGTGCGTGGCCGCCGTCGTCCACGTCAGGTGGCAGGGCAGCTGCGCCGGCGCGAAGGCGTCCGGGTCGGCGTCGAAGGAGAAGGGCCGGGGCCGCTCGTCCCCCCGCTGCTCCTCCATGCCCGAGAGATCGAGGCTCGCGCGGCGCAGGCGCGGCGGGGTGCCGGTCTTGAGGCGGCCGACCTCGAAGCCGAGGTCCCGGAGTTGCAGCGCCAGCTCCGTGGCGGACTCCTCCCCCGCGCGCCCCGCGCCGGTACGCCACTCGCCGATGTGCACGACGCCGTCGAGGAACGTGCCGGCCGCGAGCACGACGGCCCGCGCGCGCAGGCAAAGCCCCCCCGCCAGCTCGACGCCGGCCACGCGGACGCCCGGGCCGCCGGGCCGCCCCTCGAGCAGCAGCCGCTCGACCCGTCCCTGGCGCAGGTGCAGCCCCGGCTGCCCCTCGAGGAGGCGCTTCATCGCCAGCCGGTAGGCCTGCCGGTCGTTCTGCATGCGCGTGCCGCGCACAGCGTCGCCGCGCGAGGCGTTGAGGGTCTTCGCGTGGATGCAGGTGGCGTCCGCGAGTTTCCCCATGGCGCCGCCGAGCGCGTCGATCTCGCGCACGAGCTGTCCCTTGCCGAGGCCGCCGACGGACGGGTTGCAGGCCATGAGCGCCATGGTGTCGAGGCTCAGGTTCAGGAGCAGCGTC
The genomic region above belongs to bacterium and contains:
- the mnmG gene encoding tRNA uridine-5-carboxymethylaminomethyl(34) synthesis enzyme MnmG; protein product: MPECQAGSFDLIVVGAGHAGCEAALAASRMGCETLLLNLSLDTMALMACNPSVGGLGKGQLVREIDALGGAMGKLADATCIHAKTLNASRGDAVRGTRMQNDRQAYRLAMKRLLEGQPGLHLRQGRVERLLLEGRPGGPGVRVAGVELAGGLCLRARAVVLAAGTFLDGVVHIGEWRTGAGRAGEESATELALQLRDLGFEVGRLKTGTPPRLRRASLDLSGMEEQRGDERPRPFSFDADPDAFAPAQLPCHLTWTTAATHRLLRGNIARSPLYAGAITGVGARYCPSLEDKVMRFAHKERHQVLIEPEGRDTEEVYAKGLGTCLPLELQQELVRSVPGLEHAEIMRPSYAVEYDFVQPTQLAATLETKAVGGLFLAGQVNGSSGYEEAAAQGIWAGVNAACQVQGRPPFLPDRSEAYLAVLVDDLVTRGTREPYRMFTSRAEWRLLLREDNADLRLRARGRELGLVGDDAWARFCTRRDAIEAEIRRLREARLAPSGAVNAGLAALGTAPIAEPATLWTLLRRPGIEWRGLCALHGEVPQLPEDVVFQAAVQARYEGYIGRAAAEVARFREQERRRIPTGFDYASVPGLSHEVREKLAAVRPASLGQAARVEGVTPAAVSILTVLLKGRGGA